One stretch of Micromonospora echinospora DNA includes these proteins:
- a CDS encoding aldo/keto reductase family oxidoreductase, whose product MAPTTLPGGTWTLGDLTVTRFGYGAMQLAGPWVMGPPADHDGALAVLREAVALGITHIDTSAAYGPHVTNRLIREALHPYPESLHVVTKVGADRDQQGGWPTARDPESLRRQIRENLETLGVQTLDLVNLRLGDAEGPKPGSLAEALETLVALQQEGVIRHLGLSNVTREQVAEAQTVAPIVCVQNQYNLAHRGDDDLIDDLASQGVAYVPFFPLGGFTPLQSSALSAVAERLGATPMGVALAWLLRRSPNILLIPGTKSVAHLRENVAGAGLSLSGDDLAELDRIGR is encoded by the coding sequence ATGGCCCCCACCACCCTTCCCGGCGGCACCTGGACGCTGGGAGACCTGACCGTCACCCGGTTCGGCTACGGCGCGATGCAACTCGCCGGCCCCTGGGTCATGGGACCGCCCGCCGACCACGACGGCGCCCTCGCGGTCCTGCGCGAGGCGGTCGCGCTCGGCATCACCCACATCGACACCAGCGCGGCCTACGGGCCACACGTCACCAACCGGCTGATCCGGGAGGCGCTGCACCCGTACCCGGAGTCGCTGCACGTCGTCACCAAGGTCGGCGCGGACCGGGACCAGCAGGGCGGCTGGCCCACGGCACGCGACCCGGAGAGCCTGCGCCGGCAGATCCGGGAGAACCTGGAGACGCTGGGCGTGCAGACGCTCGACCTGGTCAACCTCCGGCTCGGCGACGCGGAAGGACCGAAGCCCGGCTCGCTCGCCGAGGCGCTGGAAACGCTCGTCGCGCTCCAGCAGGAGGGCGTGATCCGCCACCTCGGCCTGAGCAACGTGACACGGGAACAGGTCGCCGAGGCACAGACCGTCGCGCCGATCGTCTGCGTGCAGAACCAGTACAACCTGGCGCACCGCGGCGACGACGACCTGATCGACGACCTGGCCAGTCAGGGCGTCGCGTACGTGCCGTTCTTCCCGCTCGGCGGGTTCACGCCGCTGCAGTCCTCGGCGCTGTCGGCAGTCGCCGAGCGCCTGGGGGCGACGCCGATGGGCGTCGCCCTGGCCTGGCTGCTGCGCCGCTCCCCGAACATCCTGCTGATCCCCGGCACGAAGTCCGTCGCGCACCTGCGCGAGAACGTCGCGGGCGCCGGCCTGTCCCTCTCCGGCGACGATCTTGCCGAGCTGGACCGGATCGGCCGCTGA
- a CDS encoding winged helix-turn-helix transcriptional regulator, which yields MSKAEYDAFLAQCPSRQLLDRITDKWVALVLAALRSDGSHRFGADCAGDPRPRRYSELFRTLPGVSQKMLTQTLRALERDGLITRTVEPTVPVTVTYELTDLGFSLHEMIRGLKSWAETHMDDVLANRAAYDTRVG from the coding sequence ATGAGCAAGGCGGAGTACGACGCGTTCCTGGCCCAGTGCCCCAGCCGGCAACTGCTCGACCGGATCACCGACAAGTGGGTCGCGCTGGTGCTGGCCGCGTTGCGCAGCGACGGCTCGCACCGGTTCGGGGCGGACTGCGCGGGCGACCCGCGCCCGAGGCGATACTCCGAGCTGTTCCGCACGCTCCCCGGGGTCAGCCAGAAGATGCTCACCCAGACGCTGCGCGCCCTGGAACGCGACGGTCTGATCACCCGCACCGTGGAGCCGACAGTGCCGGTGACAGTCACCTACGAGCTGACCGACCTCGGGTTCTCCCTGCACGAGATGATCCGGGGCCTGAAGTCCTGGGCGGAGACGCACATGGACGACGTGCTCGCCAACCGGGCGGCGTACGACACCCGCGTCGGCTGA
- a CDS encoding SixA phosphatase family protein — protein sequence MTDGRNGQRTLVLLRHAKAEPSGDAPDAERSLTARGHADAATAGAWLARHGLLPDVVLCSPARRTRQTWHDVAMGMSGSPAEGGPAGSAPAVRYEATAYDALPDQLLELLWTVEPTAGTVLLVAHNPGISLLSALLDPQRADPDGLRTTDLVVHRPTTRWADLAPGNAPITGRHTARA from the coding sequence ATGACGGACGGCAGGAACGGGCAGCGGACGTTGGTGCTGCTGCGGCACGCCAAGGCCGAGCCGTCCGGGGACGCCCCGGACGCGGAGCGGTCGCTGACGGCGCGGGGGCACGCCGACGCCGCCACCGCCGGCGCCTGGCTGGCCCGGCACGGGCTGCTTCCCGACGTGGTCCTCTGCTCGCCGGCCCGGCGCACCCGGCAGACCTGGCACGACGTGGCGATGGGCATGAGCGGTTCCCCGGCGGAAGGCGGTCCGGCGGGCTCGGCGCCCGCGGTGCGGTACGAGGCGACCGCGTACGACGCGCTTCCGGATCAGCTGCTGGAGCTGCTGTGGACCGTCGAGCCGACCGCCGGCACGGTGCTGCTGGTCGCCCACAACCCGGGGATCTCTCTGCTGTCGGCACTGCTCGACCCGCAGCGGGCCGACCCGGACGGCCTGCGGACCACAGACCTGGTGGTGCACCGGCCGACGACCCGCTGGGCCGACCTCGCGCCGGGAAACGCGCCGATCACCGGCCGCCACACCGCCCGCGCCTGA
- a CDS encoding DUF6458 family protein: MGIGASIFLIALGAIFAFAIDANLGWLNLNVVGWVLMLAGVAGLLTTLYFWNSRRRVVAAPVRERVVAEPVAPVREDRVVREEYREVRGPGSGYPV, encoded by the coding sequence ATGGGCATCGGTGCCAGCATCTTCCTCATCGCGCTCGGCGCGATCTTCGCGTTCGCCATCGACGCCAACCTGGGATGGCTGAACCTCAACGTGGTGGGCTGGGTGCTCATGCTCGCCGGCGTCGCCGGCCTGCTCACCACGCTCTACTTCTGGAACAGCCGCCGCCGCGTCGTGGCCGCCCCGGTTCGCGAGCGGGTCGTCGCCGAGCCGGTCGCGCCGGTCCGGGAGGACCGCGTCGTACGCGAGGAGTACCGCGAGGTGCGTGGTCCGGGCTCGGGCTACCCGGTCTGA
- the trhA gene encoding PAQR family membrane homeostasis protein TrhA, with amino-acid sequence MTTSAPFRLRPADIGKPRMRGWLHAYAFFAALVCGIVLCSIAAGRPGWAPLVSCLIYSLTVCGLFGTSALYHRRVWSERGYQIMRRMDHSMIFVFIAGTYTPFCALLLDNRQATIMLSLVWGGAIAGVAVKLIWPHAPRWVSAPLYLALGWVAVAMLPQILHSGGVTALVLLSVGGAIYSVGAVFYALRRPNPWPTVFGHHEFFHACTLVAAICHHIAIYFALFA; translated from the coding sequence GTGACCACATCCGCACCGTTCCGGCTCCGGCCGGCCGACATCGGGAAGCCGCGCATGCGCGGCTGGCTGCACGCGTACGCGTTCTTCGCCGCTCTCGTCTGCGGCATCGTGCTCTGTTCGATCGCCGCCGGCCGTCCCGGCTGGGCGCCACTGGTGAGCTGTCTGATCTACAGCCTCACCGTGTGCGGGCTCTTCGGCACCAGCGCGCTCTACCACCGGCGGGTCTGGTCCGAACGCGGCTACCAGATCATGCGCCGGATGGACCACTCGATGATCTTCGTGTTCATCGCCGGCACCTACACGCCGTTCTGCGCCCTGCTGCTGGACAACCGGCAGGCCACGATCATGCTGAGCCTGGTCTGGGGCGGCGCGATCGCGGGCGTGGCGGTCAAGCTGATCTGGCCGCACGCGCCGCGCTGGGTCTCCGCCCCGCTCTATCTCGCGCTCGGCTGGGTCGCGGTGGCCATGCTGCCGCAGATCCTGCACTCCGGCGGCGTCACCGCGCTGGTGCTGCTCAGCGTGGGCGGCGCGATCTACAGCGTGGGCGCGGTCTTCTACGCGCTGCGCCGCCCGAACCCGTGGCCCACGGTCTTCGGCCACCACGAGTTCTTCCACGCCTGCACGCTCGTCGCGGCGATCTGCCACCACATCGCGATCTACTTCGCGTTGTTCGCCTGA
- a CDS encoding 5-oxoprolinase subunit B family protein: MRIRPVGTHALLLDCDDPEQVEAWRAELWHRRASGELTATEIVPGAVTVLLDGVPDPEAAAARIAGWRPRAADSGAATEEVRVPTVYDGEDLPRVAAHWDTDVPAVVDRLRRTEFRVAFCGFAPGFAYLTGLPPELAVPRLATPRTRVPAGSVALAGPYAGIYPAASPGGWLLVGRTDLPLFDVRADPPARLTPGTRVRLVDAP; this comes from the coding sequence ATGCGGATCCGGCCGGTCGGGACCCATGCCCTGCTGCTCGACTGCGACGACCCCGAGCAGGTCGAGGCGTGGCGGGCCGAACTGTGGCACCGGCGCGCGAGCGGCGAGCTGACCGCCACCGAGATCGTCCCGGGCGCGGTCACCGTGCTGCTCGACGGCGTACCGGACCCGGAGGCGGCCGCCGCCCGGATCGCCGGCTGGCGTCCACGGGCCGCCGACTCCGGCGCAGCCACCGAGGAGGTCCGGGTGCCGACCGTGTACGACGGCGAGGACCTGCCTCGCGTCGCCGCCCACTGGGACACCGACGTGCCCGCTGTGGTCGACCGGTTGCGGCGTACCGAGTTCCGGGTCGCGTTCTGCGGGTTCGCGCCCGGGTTCGCGTACCTGACCGGGCTGCCGCCCGAGCTCGCAGTGCCCCGGCTCGCCACGCCGCGTACCCGGGTGCCGGCCGGCTCGGTCGCGCTCGCCGGCCCGTACGCGGGCATCTACCCCGCCGCGTCGCCCGGCGGCTGGCTGCTGGTCGGCCGGACCGACCTGCCGCTGTTCGACGTACGCGCCGACCCGCCGGCCCGGCTCACCCCCGGCACCCGGGTCCGGCTGGTCGACGCGCCGTGA
- a CDS encoding biotin-dependent carboxyltransferase family protein gives MIEVLRAGALTTVQDQGRPGWAHLGVPRSGALDPAALRLANRLVGNDEHAAGLEITMTGCVLRFTRAVAVALTGAPAEVVVEWPPPGARRRPGDVGRPLALPAGAVLRVGPARAGVRTWLAVSGGITVEAVLGSRSTDTLSGLGPPPLRDGDRLPLGIPDGPPPPVDLTVTEPLPDELRLTVRPGPRQGWFTPQALSLLCGNAYTVSPDSNRVGARLAGAALPRAVAGELPSEGLVLGAVQVPPDGQPLVFLADHPTTGGYPVVGVVDDVTPLAQARPGATVTFHGPQR, from the coding sequence GTGATCGAGGTGCTGCGGGCCGGGGCGCTCACCACAGTGCAGGACCAGGGCCGCCCCGGCTGGGCGCACCTCGGCGTGCCCCGCTCCGGCGCGCTCGACCCGGCCGCGCTGCGCCTGGCCAACCGCCTCGTCGGCAACGACGAGCACGCCGCCGGGCTGGAGATCACCATGACCGGCTGCGTGCTGCGCTTCACCCGGGCCGTAGCGGTCGCGCTCACCGGCGCCCCCGCCGAGGTGGTCGTCGAGTGGCCGCCGCCCGGCGCGCGGCGGCGTCCGGGGGACGTGGGACGGCCGCTGGCGCTGCCGGCCGGGGCGGTGCTGCGCGTCGGGCCGGCCCGGGCCGGGGTGCGCACCTGGCTGGCGGTGAGCGGCGGGATCACCGTCGAGGCGGTGCTCGGCAGCCGATCCACCGACACGCTCTCCGGGCTCGGGCCGCCACCGCTGCGCGACGGGGACCGGCTGCCGCTCGGCATCCCGGACGGTCCCCCGCCCCCTGTCGACCTCACCGTCACCGAGCCGTTGCCGGACGAACTGCGGCTGACCGTGCGTCCCGGCCCCCGGCAGGGCTGGTTCACCCCGCAGGCGCTGTCCCTGCTCTGCGGCAACGCGTACACGGTGAGCCCGGACAGCAACCGGGTCGGCGCGCGGCTGGCCGGCGCGGCACTGCCCCGCGCGGTGGCCGGCGAACTGCCCAGCGAAGGGCTGGTGCTCGGCGCGGTGCAGGTCCCGCCGGACGGCCAGCCGCTGGTCTTCCTCGCCGACCACCCCACCACCGGCGGTTACCCGGTCGTCGGGGTGGTGGACGACGTGACCCCGCTCGCCCAGGCCCGGCCAGGCGCTACGGTGACGTTCCATGGACCTCAACGCTGA
- a CDS encoding LamB/YcsF family protein, with the protein MDLNADLGEGFGSWRLGDDHALLDLISSANVACGFHAGDAPTMHRVCAAAAERGVAVGAQVGYRDLAGFGRRHIAYDFAELRDETIYQLGALDAFCRLYRTRVRYLKPHGALYHAAARDEAQAAALVAAISGYDHELPVLCQPGSVLAQLATGAGLRVVAEGFADRNYLPNGTLVPRSSPDALVTDPEQVAVRAVRMAVEQTLVAVDGTVIPCPVESICLHGDTPGAVRCAELVRAALVDAGVTLTPFA; encoded by the coding sequence ATGGACCTCAACGCTGACCTCGGCGAGGGATTCGGAAGCTGGCGGCTCGGCGACGACCACGCGCTGCTCGACCTGATCAGTTCCGCGAACGTCGCATGCGGCTTCCACGCCGGCGACGCGCCCACCATGCACCGGGTCTGCGCCGCCGCCGCCGAACGCGGCGTCGCGGTCGGCGCGCAGGTCGGCTACCGGGACCTCGCCGGCTTCGGCCGGCGGCACATCGCGTACGACTTCGCCGAGCTGCGCGACGAGACGATCTACCAGCTCGGGGCGCTCGACGCCTTCTGCCGGCTGTACCGCACCCGGGTCCGCTACCTCAAACCGCACGGCGCGCTCTACCACGCGGCCGCCCGCGACGAGGCCCAGGCCGCCGCGCTGGTGGCCGCGATCAGCGGGTACGACCACGAGCTGCCCGTGCTCTGCCAGCCCGGCAGCGTGCTCGCGCAGCTCGCGACCGGCGCCGGGCTGCGGGTGGTGGCCGAGGGGTTCGCCGACCGCAACTACCTCCCGAACGGCACGCTGGTGCCGCGCAGCTCACCGGACGCGCTGGTGACCGACCCGGAGCAGGTCGCCGTCCGGGCGGTACGGATGGCTGTCGAGCAGACGCTCGTCGCTGTCGACGGGACGGTGATTCCCTGCCCGGTCGAGTCGATCTGCCTGCACGGGGACACGCCTGGTGCGGTGCGGTGCGCGGAGCTGGTGCGGGCCGCGCTTGTCGATGCCGGGGTCACGCTCACTCCGTTCGCGTGA
- a CDS encoding NHL domain-containing thioredoxin family protein — MSARVRAPELRGRSWLNTGGKAVTLADLRGKIVLLDFWTFCCINCLHVLDELRPLEEKYGDVLVVIGVHSPKFEHEKDPAALAAAVERYGVHHPVLDDADMDMWQQYAAKAWPTLAVVDPEGYVVATMAGEGHAEGLARLIDQLTAAHEAKGTLHRGEGPYVPPAEPDTVLRFPGKALPLDGGNLLVSDSARHSLVELAADGETVVRRIGAGSRGRTDGPATAATFAEPQGVCLLPPHVAEVAGYDVVIADTVNHLLRGVRLSTGEVVTVAGTGRQWRSTVDDHAHDARAVDLSSPWDVAWYDDRVIVAMAGIHQLWWFDPIKRTAGMYAGTTVEALRDGPLPDVWMAQPSGLSVSADGSRLWIADSETSAIRWVEGGVMHTAVGQGLFDFGHVDGPADQALLQHPLGVCALPDGSVLIADTYNGAVRRFDPETGQVGTVADGLAEPSDLVLTGEGDVLVVESAAHRLTRLAPGALTSAGANTVDGPRHRLERKPTDVTAGELTLDVIFTPAPGQKLDETYGPSTRLVVSASPPELLVEGAGTTTDLSRKLVVSGDVAQGVLQVTAQAATCDADVEHAACHLTRQDWGVPVRVVTGGATRVPLVLRGMDA, encoded by the coding sequence ATGAGCGCACGCGTACGGGCACCGGAACTGCGGGGCCGGTCCTGGCTGAACACCGGCGGCAAGGCCGTCACGCTGGCCGACCTGCGAGGCAAGATCGTCCTGTTGGATTTCTGGACCTTCTGCTGCATCAACTGCCTGCACGTGCTGGACGAGCTGCGGCCACTCGAAGAGAAGTACGGCGACGTCCTGGTCGTGATCGGGGTGCACTCGCCGAAGTTCGAGCACGAGAAGGACCCGGCGGCGCTGGCCGCGGCCGTCGAACGGTACGGCGTGCACCACCCGGTGCTCGACGACGCCGACATGGACATGTGGCAGCAGTACGCGGCCAAGGCGTGGCCGACCCTGGCCGTGGTCGACCCGGAGGGCTACGTGGTCGCCACCATGGCCGGCGAAGGGCACGCCGAAGGTCTCGCCCGGCTGATCGACCAGCTGACAGCGGCCCACGAGGCCAAGGGCACGCTGCACCGGGGCGAGGGCCCGTATGTGCCGCCGGCCGAGCCGGACACCGTGCTGCGGTTCCCCGGCAAGGCGCTGCCGCTCGACGGCGGAAACCTGCTGGTCAGCGACTCGGCCCGGCACTCCCTGGTCGAGTTGGCCGCCGACGGCGAGACGGTGGTCCGCCGCATCGGCGCCGGTTCCCGGGGCCGGACGGACGGCCCGGCCACCGCCGCCACGTTCGCCGAGCCGCAAGGGGTCTGCCTGCTGCCGCCGCACGTGGCCGAGGTGGCCGGCTACGACGTGGTGATCGCGGACACGGTCAACCACCTGCTGCGCGGCGTACGGCTGTCCACCGGCGAGGTGGTCACCGTGGCCGGCACCGGTCGGCAGTGGCGCTCGACCGTCGACGACCACGCGCACGACGCCCGCGCCGTCGACCTCTCGTCCCCGTGGGACGTGGCCTGGTACGACGACCGGGTGATCGTCGCCATGGCCGGCATTCACCAGCTCTGGTGGTTCGACCCGATCAAGCGGACCGCCGGCATGTACGCCGGGACCACTGTCGAGGCGCTGCGCGACGGCCCGCTGCCGGACGTGTGGATGGCGCAGCCGTCCGGTCTGTCCGTGTCGGCCGACGGTTCGCGGCTCTGGATCGCCGACAGCGAGACCAGCGCGATCCGCTGGGTCGAAGGCGGCGTGATGCACACCGCCGTCGGTCAGGGCCTGTTCGACTTCGGGCACGTCGACGGCCCTGCCGACCAGGCGTTGCTCCAGCACCCGCTGGGCGTGTGCGCGCTGCCCGACGGCTCGGTGCTGATCGCCGACACGTACAACGGGGCGGTGCGCCGCTTCGACCCGGAGACCGGGCAGGTGGGCACCGTCGCGGACGGGCTGGCCGAGCCGAGCGACCTGGTGCTCACCGGCGAGGGCGACGTGCTCGTGGTCGAGTCGGCCGCGCACCGGCTGACCCGGCTGGCGCCGGGCGCGCTGACCTCGGCCGGGGCGAACACGGTGGACGGCCCCCGGCACCGGCTGGAGCGCAAGCCGACCGACGTGACGGCCGGGGAGCTGACCCTGGACGTGATCTTCACGCCGGCGCCGGGGCAGAAGCTCGACGAGACGTACGGGCCGTCGACCCGCCTGGTGGTCTCGGCGTCCCCGCCGGAGCTGCTGGTCGAGGGCGCGGGCACCACCACCGACCTGTCCCGCAAGCTGGTGGTCAGCGGCGACGTGGCTCAGGGCGTGCTCCAGGTGACCGCCCAGGCGGCGACGTGCGACGCCGACGTGGAGCACGCGGCCTGCCACCTGACGCGGCAGGACTGGGGCGTGCCGGTCCGGGTGGTCACCGGCGGCGCGACCCGCGTGCCGCTGGTCCTACGCGGCATGGACGCCTGA
- a CDS encoding LppU/SCO3897 family protein, whose amino-acid sequence MTSEAPHRPGQEPGEVSPGTGGPVPYGDQPAQQDNGYNGAPDLGWAPPPPAGRPAQPAWAANDEQPPPWAPPAGQPVTGRATAQVPPPAERGQQPAWGGTDQGTPAWAGPGQGSPAWGAPEQPRPDRSADPAPPAWAATPPGSPAEPTAPAWAAEQNRQGWGSGEQPVRSPSGDPAARGTGYVPAPATVPNETWVTPAPPDDPHRSGGFAPTGGQHDDAPGHAGGWPPAAAPPDDPNRSGGWNPRDEQPAAADDPGRSGGWTPRESQPAWAPPGQQTGATWPPADPPARAAAAVSVPGATRPDTPWSTPEQSDQDNRSAAPEDDPHRSGGWRPTGGPQHDEGHRSGGWPAPQPENRAGGWDEPVRPDDPDRSGGWAAGRAANPAEAAQPGGWGEPDQGRQPGGWGAAAVPQQRDSEEQAGAWSGAASVPQRQETGRPAEEPAQPGWGAAAPAEAPAARASVSVPAPDAPTGWGGNQDDRPAVPAAEPWSPAEAWGRSEDSAPAYQPAPAPGISPGNAVPLPAQQQRVPGASLAASSPADHPPAPAEPQGYEPERGDGAWGASRPGNDEPQSASVPGPRTSPEGGPVSASASVPVTSRVTPPSDQPLPTGTPAPQPRVYGRPARPEPEDAPERDGHGFPDQDGPSGFGPDNGFPGPQSRAEDADGPHGYAAVPPSSPAAPPPFPAGVPSFMDPPANTRPANGVHPGGEQPGAVRDPFDGPQSPYGTPGGHQDPFGPPGGRQDPFGSPGGHQDPFGSPGGHQAFGSPAGRPEPFGGQPDQFGPSAGGRASVAVPGQGRPGDTSPFPAPQQAPPAWSQDGPSGEPEQGRFDAFKPDAAEPQTEAPPPKVRNGRVLAAVLIAAVLILAVPLGLLTLLGKVGDDKPAGFDPAVGSCVKQSGETAVAADCGEQGAFSVVSKVDNKDKCADLTQPTVSVDSGGTTRVLCLKPAGQ is encoded by the coding sequence ATGACGTCCGAGGCTCCGCACCGCCCCGGCCAGGAGCCGGGCGAGGTGTCGCCGGGCACCGGCGGACCGGTGCCGTACGGCGATCAGCCGGCGCAGCAGGACAACGGGTACAACGGCGCGCCCGACCTCGGCTGGGCACCGCCCCCGCCGGCCGGTCGGCCCGCGCAACCGGCCTGGGCCGCGAACGACGAACAGCCACCCCCGTGGGCCCCGCCCGCGGGCCAGCCGGTGACCGGCCGGGCCACCGCCCAGGTCCCACCGCCCGCCGAGCGCGGGCAGCAGCCCGCCTGGGGCGGCACCGACCAGGGCACCCCCGCCTGGGCCGGCCCCGGCCAGGGCAGCCCCGCGTGGGGCGCACCCGAGCAGCCCCGCCCGGACCGCTCCGCCGACCCGGCGCCGCCCGCCTGGGCCGCCACGCCGCCGGGCAGCCCTGCCGAGCCGACGGCGCCGGCCTGGGCCGCGGAGCAGAACCGCCAGGGGTGGGGCTCCGGCGAGCAGCCGGTCCGGTCGCCGTCCGGCGACCCGGCCGCTCGCGGCACCGGTTACGTCCCCGCCCCGGCCACCGTGCCGAACGAGACCTGGGTCACGCCCGCCCCGCCGGACGACCCGCACCGCTCCGGCGGCTTCGCGCCCACCGGCGGGCAGCACGACGACGCCCCGGGACACGCCGGTGGCTGGCCCCCCGCCGCCGCGCCGCCGGACGACCCGAACCGCTCCGGCGGCTGGAACCCGCGTGACGAGCAGCCCGCCGCGGCCGACGACCCCGGCCGCTCCGGCGGCTGGACGCCGCGCGAGAGCCAGCCGGCCTGGGCGCCCCCGGGTCAGCAGACCGGCGCCACCTGGCCGCCGGCCGATCCGCCCGCCCGGGCCGCCGCCGCGGTCTCGGTGCCCGGCGCCACCCGGCCGGACACTCCGTGGTCCACTCCGGAGCAGTCCGATCAGGACAACCGCTCCGCCGCTCCCGAGGACGACCCGCACCGCTCCGGCGGCTGGCGTCCGACGGGAGGACCGCAGCACGACGAGGGGCACCGCTCCGGCGGCTGGCCCGCCCCGCAGCCCGAGAACCGCGCAGGTGGCTGGGACGAGCCTGTCCGCCCTGACGACCCGGACCGTTCCGGTGGCTGGGCCGCGGGCCGCGCCGCCAACCCGGCCGAGGCGGCGCAGCCGGGCGGCTGGGGCGAGCCGGACCAGGGCCGGCAGCCCGGCGGCTGGGGTGCCGCCGCCGTACCGCAGCAGCGTGACTCCGAGGAGCAGGCCGGCGCCTGGAGCGGCGCCGCGTCCGTGCCGCAGCGTCAGGAGACCGGGCGGCCGGCGGAGGAGCCGGCACAGCCCGGCTGGGGCGCCGCCGCACCGGCCGAGGCGCCGGCAGCCCGCGCGAGCGTCTCCGTACCGGCTCCCGACGCGCCCACCGGCTGGGGCGGCAACCAGGACGACCGCCCGGCCGTACCGGCCGCCGAGCCGTGGTCGCCCGCCGAGGCGTGGGGCCGCTCCGAGGACTCCGCGCCGGCGTACCAGCCCGCTCCCGCGCCGGGCATCTCGCCGGGCAACGCCGTGCCGCTGCCCGCACAGCAGCAGCGGGTGCCCGGTGCCTCGCTTGCCGCGTCGTCGCCCGCCGACCACCCGCCCGCGCCGGCCGAACCCCAGGGGTACGAGCCGGAGCGCGGCGACGGCGCGTGGGGCGCGTCCCGCCCCGGCAACGACGAGCCGCAGTCGGCGTCCGTGCCCGGCCCGCGTACCTCCCCGGAGGGCGGCCCGGTCTCGGCCAGCGCGTCGGTCCCGGTGACCAGCCGGGTCACCCCGCCGTCCGACCAGCCCTTGCCGACCGGCACCCCGGCGCCGCAGCCCCGGGTGTACGGCCGGCCGGCCCGCCCGGAGCCCGAGGACGCGCCCGAGCGGGACGGGCACGGCTTCCCCGACCAGGACGGGCCGTCCGGATTCGGCCCGGACAACGGCTTCCCCGGCCCGCAGTCACGTGCCGAGGACGCCGACGGGCCGCACGGGTACGCCGCCGTGCCGCCGTCGTCGCCGGCCGCGCCGCCGCCGTTCCCGGCCGGTGTGCCGTCCTTCATGGACCCGCCCGCGAACACCCGCCCCGCCAACGGGGTGCACCCGGGCGGCGAGCAGCCCGGCGCGGTCCGGGACCCGTTCGACGGCCCGCAGAGCCCGTACGGCACCCCGGGCGGTCACCAGGACCCGTTCGGCCCGCCGGGCGGCCGCCAGGACCCGTTCGGTTCTCCCGGCGGCCACCAGGATCCATTCGGTTCTCCCGGCGGCCACCAGGCGTTCGGCAGCCCGGCCGGCCGTCCCGAGCCGTTCGGCGGCCAGCCGGACCAGTTCGGCCCGTCGGCCGGTGGGCGCGCCTCCGTCGCAGTGCCCGGCCAGGGCCGGCCGGGAGACACGAGCCCGTTCCCGGCGCCGCAGCAGGCCCCGCCGGCCTGGTCGCAGGACGGACCGTCCGGTGAGCCGGAGCAGGGCCGGTTCGACGCGTTCAAGCCGGACGCCGCCGAGCCGCAGACCGAGGCGCCCCCGCCGAAGGTACGCAACGGACGGGTGCTGGCCGCGGTGCTGATCGCGGCGGTGCTCATCCTCGCCGTACCGCTCGGTCTGCTCACGCTGCTCGGCAAGGTCGGCGACGACAAGCCGGCGGGCTTCGACCCGGCGGTCGGCTCCTGCGTCAAGCAGTCCGGCGAGACCGCCGTGGCCGCCGACTGCGGGGAGCAGGGCGCGTTCAGCGTGGTGTCGAAGGTGGACAACAAGGACAAGTGCGCCGATCTGACGCAGCCAACGGTCTCCGTCGACAGCGGCGGTACCACCCGGGTGCTCTGCCTGAAGCCCGCCGGCCAGTAA